Sequence from the Miscanthus floridulus cultivar M001 chromosome 16, ASM1932011v1, whole genome shotgun sequence genome:
TTTCTGAAAACCCATTTGCAGGCAGGATTTTTTTTTATCCTGTTGTTGAAGATGCTAAATAGATATTGAACCCTTTGACTATAGCGCTACCCATCTTCTGAAACCCCATTtacagaaatgattctcttttaaatcttgttgttggagaagatgctgaATATGTATTGAACCATTTGGCTATAGCATTATCCAAATGTCAACTGGATCTTGTATTTTGGGTATTATTGTTGAAGATAGTCTCACTGCCCATCGACCACATTCGGTTTGCTGAATCTTAACTCAAATTGATTGAAAACGTTGTTTCTAACTGAAACATTACCAGAAAAAAACATTGTTGTGGCTAgaaaaaaaaaaagccgaacGAGCAGGGAATAAGCCGAACGGGGGCCTCGTCGTCGTGTGGGAGCATCATTCACCCATCAAGCACGACGATAGCACAGTAGTTTCTGAATATCGATGAGCCCAGGCCCCGCCTGGTTTATCCAGATTCACCACAGATCGGGCACATTTGATTCAGTCACATGAAAAGGCATCACTATGTTTTCAGATGGTACAGTAATTAATTAACAAGGGCGGTTTTAATTAATTCCTTATCAGCAAAAATATTACATGGTACAAGGTACATGTTCCCATAAGCAGAAGCAGTAGTTCAATAAGGAAATACATTGAGAAAATTACAGAGCAGTAATAACAACTCGTGGATCTTAATTCTTAAAGGCAAACAGCAGAATGAACGCTGCTGGAACGCGAGTAAACATCAACTCAAGACGACGTACGTTCTGGAATCGCTCGCGGAAATTAGAAGTTCCAGGCCTGCTTGCCGGAAACGTCACCGGAGGCGCCGGCGGTGACAAATCCAGTCATCGTCTCCGGTCTTGGATCACCGGCCATGATCGCCTCCCACGCTACACctccacacacacacgcacacgaaCACAGACACTTTGTACATCTAGATAACTCATATACCTGCATGGTCGCCTGCCATGTCTTCTTGATCCATTTCCACCATGTTTTACTGCCACCTTGCCTCCTACCTTCGCTGACATGCCATCATCTGAAACCTCAGAACAAACAAACCCTTCCCTTGCCTCTGCCTCCCCTCCCTTCAACAGCCATCCAAGAATATTCACACAGGGAGGAACATACGTATGTACAAAGATCAGGAGAATCTTAGTAGAAatctaaaaaaaaaatctttttttttgttttttggtttTCCTGAACTTCCTTCTCCTGTTGTGCAGTGATGCCTCCATCCAAGCTTCCCCACGCACTTACCATGGACAAGCACCGTCCAGAGGAGACACGGTTGTTGATGCTGATAGTTTCATGAGTCTCCCTTAGTTGATGAGGTCGGAGACCCAGCCGACATCCGGAGCCGCTCCCTCAACGTTGGCGGAGGCGCCGGCGGTGTCGTTGGGCACGGTGGCTTCTTTGCTGAGCCGCTCGAACACCTTCTCGCGGAGGGCTCTCCCGGACTCGACCCTCTCCATGACCGGGGACGGCCTGGATGTTGGCGTGGACGGGAGGCTGTACAGCCCGGCCGGTGACTTCGGGGACCCGAACGGGTAGCCGCCGCCGGCCAAGAACGACGATCCGCCGGAAGGCGCCGACCTcggcgagccgccgccgccggcgaggcggagctggcgcAGCGAGGCGAGGACCTCGTTGACCGGCGAGCCGACACCCGGCCACGACCCGCGGCGGAGCGCGGCGGCGTCCGGCGACATTGGCGGGGACGACTCCGACGGCGGCGACCTTGGCGGCGAGACGAGCGTGCTGGTCGGCGACGACGACATGATCATGCCGCTCTTGGCGAGGTAGCTCTCGAACACCTGCCGGCGGAGCAGCGAGCCGTCGTACGACTCGGCCAGCGGCGACGCCACCGACGCGCCCCTCGGGCTGGCGCTggactgctgcggcggcggcagcacgCGGAGCTGGTCCGGCGTGTGTGCGAAGAAGCAGACTCGGCGGCGGCACCCGGTGCCGTCCTTGCAGGGCTGCGTCCGGTAGCGGGACGGGTGGAGCCAGCACTCGAACACCCCGTGCGCCAACTCGCACGCGTCGCCGCGCTTGCACCCGCCCTTGCGGAAGTCCGGGCACGCGGCGCCGGAGTAGTGGTACCGCCTGGGGTCGCGCCGCCGGGCCTTCTCCCCCGGGTGCGCGTAGGGGCAGTCCGTCCAGTCGTGGCTCCGCCCGCGCGAGCACCGCCGCACCTTGAACTCGTACATCCGGAACTCGTCGCAGGCGTACGCGTCCACCGCCGCCGACAGGgccgcctcctcgtcgtcctcgtcgtacgccgccgccgccgccgcctcgttcGACGGCAGATAATGCTGCAGCGCCGCCAGGAGGGCGTACGGCGACGCCGCCTCGTCCGCGTCCATCATGCTGCCGCTGATGGCCGCCGCCGGTGACTGCTGCCACGGCGGCGCGTGCGCTCCCTCTCCCATCATCATCATGCTCGTTTCGTTTCTTGGAACGCCGGTCAGTGACGGTAGCTTTGCTTTGCTGCTTTTTTATTGGCCTGTGGCTGCTGCGATCTCGTGCTCTAGTGGAAGCTTTCTTTGGCTTCGGGGAGCTTCGCCGTGGAACGGGAAGAGAAGGGGAGGCTGGTTTATAAACAGGCCATCTAACCGGGGTTATCCTTGGGGCTGTTTTCTACCTAACCGTGGTTAACTTAACCGCAGTTAACTAACGGGAGCGAGGTGTACGTGTGTTGAGGGAGCGGCAAACTGACGCCGTCTCGCTTTGGTGGCCTTATCCTAGGGTAGGCAGACTCCTACAGGTGGGGAGCGTCTCTGACACGTGAGGCCGCCTGTACGTGGGCCCACGTGTCGGTTCGTGGTGGCGACGGGCAGGCAGGACACGTGGAGCGTAGGGAGCGGCTGTGCGGGGCATGCGCTTGGCGAGGGTGGTCCGTGGACCGTGGGCGCAACCGGTCCAGGACACGTTGTGGCCTCTGGGGCGTTGCGCCGCCTGCGGATTCGCTAGACGTACTGTAGGGCTAGAGACCCAAGATCAAATTGCTATGTGCACCGCGGAGTCCAACTTaccaaggattttttttttttcaaatataaAGGGACAATGCTTGTACTCCTGTCCTAAATAGGTGTCGTTCTCATTTATCGAGGACTCGAACGCTTTTAACTTTAACCTAATATTTATAGTGCATAACTAATATTATTAGATAAATTATTGAATCTATTttgataataaacttatttaaagatagAAAATTTTCTATAAATGTAGTCAAatgtaagaaagtttgactaacaCAAATACTATAGCGACACGATCATGAAAACGATGGAAACGTCACACAAAGGAGCAATGCTGGTAGGTTGTAGCATAGTTTAAAGAAAAATCAAACTATCACACGTAACATAGGAAGAATGTTCCCCTCTCTCCGTATTTCTATAATATAATAGGTGCGCTTATTTGTAGTAGTTTTAAGTATAAcaatatatttttttaataaatcatGGTGTAGACAAAATCATTCACATATACATACGCATTCACTCATATAAAATACACTACACACATTGTACCCTTATAAGCATCTGTGAAACTAACAATTATCCTTACAATATGTGTAATTAAACTTCATTGTACAAAAAGCAATATTATTAGATTTGTATTTGGAGTACGGTCATGATTAGTGTGTTCCAAGAATAATGTACCAACCTTGTTTCACAATATTTGACACTTTTGAATTTACTATTTATTGGCTGACCCCTTGTATTTTCTGCGAATATTTATATAAATAGCAAACAAAATATGACACACTTGAAGTACTTCAATAACAAATCGGTGTCAAGTTAAATCCTACTACACATTACGGCTAGCTCACTTCTAAAGACACGCAGGCCAGGCCCTAAATGGGCCATTGGCCTCGCTTTTCGGTCTGTGATCGTGGGCCTAGCGCAGGTTGTGGTGCTCGCAGTCGCAGGGTTTTCGGCAAAACGCGTGAACGGCAGGGTAGCTCACCGTCTGGCTTAGGGACGTCAGGATAGTGGTGCCATGGGACTATGGGAGCCTGGGAGGGGCCGAATGCCGTGCAGCACAAACCAGATCGTTGTGGAATAATGCTGTCAACGTCATTTGAGATGAGCATGTATACGTGCTGctgattctcaaaaaaaaaatgtatACGTGCTGCTTCTGAATTCTATTCACTTAGGCATTTGAGACATCGACACATACTTGATAATTACTAATCCGGACTTTTTGTGACCAACTATATATAACTAAATAAATAAAACACACACGGAAAACAATTCGTTCAAGAAGTTATGGTTAAAATTCACTTATACATAGATGGCTTTTTAGTATTGCTAGTCAGAATTT
This genomic interval carries:
- the LOC136511684 gene encoding zinc finger CCCH domain-containing protein 35-like, yielding MMMMGEGAHAPPWQQSPAAAISGSMMDADEAASPYALLAALQHYLPSNEAAAAAAYDEDDEEAALSAAVDAYACDEFRMYEFKVRRCSRGRSHDWTDCPYAHPGEKARRRDPRRYHYSGAACPDFRKGGCKRGDACELAHGVFECWLHPSRYRTQPCKDGTGCRRRVCFFAHTPDQLRVLPPPQQSSASPRGASVASPLAESYDGSLLRRQVFESYLAKSGMIMSSSPTSTLVSPPRSPPSESSPPMSPDAAALRRGSWPGVGSPVNEVLASLRQLRLAGGGGSPRSAPSGGSSFLAGGGYPFGSPKSPAGLYSLPSTPTSRPSPVMERVESGRALREKVFERLSKEATVPNDTAGASANVEGAAPDVGWVSDLIN